The genome window CAGCGAGTCTTCTTTCTAAGACCCAACGTAGAAAACGCCAGAAAAATTGTCGAGTACGTGGAAGAGTCAAGCGAAAACCGATCTATTTGTGTGATCTGGTGCAACAGGCAGTTAGAAGAATGCGATCTCGCTTTTGAATCGTCTGGAGTCATTGGACACATAACTCAACTTAGCCTGAATATGTGCCTTTTGCCGTTAGAAAGCGATTTATTTTCATTGCAACATGTGGAATCGGCGCAACCGGATCTTTTCTCTGTTGCCAACATGTTTGTAgcacttcaaaatttatacgGAGTAATCCCAACAGTCTACGGATTGGGATCTGAATCGAAGAATTTATGGAACCTAGTTCATGCACTGTGCTCTAGTAACGAACTTCGAGCTCGACCAGATCAACCAATTAGTCATTTATTCCTATTCGATCGTCAACTTGATCCGGTTCCTGTATTGTTGACCGGAGCATCTTACGAAGGTCTTCTTCATGAATTTTTTACCATTGATTGTGGGAAGCTTGCTTTCCCAGTAGATCTACGGAAACAAGTTCAAACTGGCCCATTGGATTTTGATTGGATCGAGATTAATCCGGAAGAAGACAAGGAGGCACATCAACAAAATAGAGGAGATACAGTGAAATTGGATAATTGTGAGGACATTTTTGCATCGATTCGAAACAAGCACGTCACAGCTGCCCTGGAGTTTTTACATTCCAAAGCGAAATCGATACAGAAAAGTATCGAAAAATCATCGATGATTGATGATGTTGCGGATTATAGaaactttgttgaaaaagaCCTGAGAGCGCTCAAAAAGGATCACAAGCATTGTGAATTGCACATTAATGCATGCGAAATGATGATGAATAAAGTTAAAATGGAAGATTATCGAACCATGTTCAAATTAGAACACGAAATGCTACTCGGAACCGTAACCCATGAAGagtattttgattttgtttttgaaagagTTCCGATGAGATCCTGTCGTGATGTGGTTCTATCGATGATGTCACTTGCATCTCTCAAATTAGACGGAGTTCCTGATGATACGTACAACGAATTCGTGGAAATGTATCTACAAAAGTACGGATACGAGCATATGTTCGAACTTCAGAATCTTCGAAATTCCCGTGTTATTTACGCCCGTCGACATATCGCACACGATCGGACTATTTCGGAACGTGCCAGGACATGGGAAACATTGGCAAGAAAGTTCAGAATCGTTAAGGGAAACGAGCCAATGGATATGTCAAATCCTTCTGATATGAGTTATGTTTTCGGTGCAAGAATTTCTCCCCTGCTTTGCAAAATCGTTGAAGATACAATAGATCATGGATGGAATCAAGCAGAATATGAACGAATTATTGGTAAgcagttttagtttttgattcaTAATTGAAACTAATACATATTTCTTACAGGAAAAGATAAAGTATTAGTCGAAGAGAATACATATATTGCGGCAGATCGTCGACCAGATAATCGTACTCGAAAAGCCATCATGGTCTTTGTCAACGGCGGAATTACCTATTGGGAAGTGGCAGCTTTACGGTGAGTACAAATTATAATTACAGCGAAAgaacaaaatgtttctttcAGGCTGCTGGCGATTCAAAAGAACTTCAGAATTCTCATCTGCACAACGCATGTCATCAAAAAGCGAGAATATTTGGAAGTCAGAGCTAAAGACGCATCTTCGGTTTTTGGATCATAACGGGAATTAATGTATAATATAATATGGGTTTAGTTCTTCTGTTAAATAGAATCATAATAAATTATTGCTTACCTAACAATTGCAAAGCCATCTTGCTTCTTTCCGGCATTCTCACAGCGTCCGATAGCTTTCTATACGCTGTGCACAAATCGTCCGAATTGAGCACTTCTGGAGTGAAGACCTAAAATAATTAGATGAATCAAAAGTGCGGTGATTTTATGTTCCGCTTTGTTAATTCCCCCAACAAAACACCACTAATTAGAAATGCGATGTACCTCAACAAGAGGTTCAGAGAGTACAAATCCATCTAATGCCAGTTGCATGACGTCCATTTGCTCTTCGGGACGGAATTTGACATACTCCTgtaatagaaaataaatagatgaagaagaaattaaaatatcgcTTACTTCTCCCAAAGATCGGAGTGAATTACAAAATGAATCAGAAGCAACACTAAATAACAACTCATTCTCTCCAACAGAAGATGTTATAAGATAAAAGAGTGAATGTCCTGTGAGCTGCACATTATTTCTTGTTCCAGGATGCAATGCTGAAGTCATTTTAGCCACTAGAACAGATAGATGTTCGATGCTTGCAGTTGCTACAGCAGCCTTATCGACAATAGAAGCATAAAGTTCATTCCAAAATTCGAAACGTTTAGTCCTGTTTTGAGTCATTTGTAAATCAATTTCAGAGTTCAGAACATTCGGTTTAATGCTCATTGTGCATGCTTTCGGTTTCGAGCAATATGAGCAACGAATTTCAACAGGAATAGTCTGCTGTGTTGGTTGGTAAAGGGCTTTGATCTGCTTACAGTATGAATCATCATCCATTGACATTCTATCTCCGGATTGTGCGAACTGCCTGAAAACATTTCATATGTTAGCTACTTTATTATGGTGACGCtaaatttcgcgatttttgtgccaaaaatacggtacccggtctcgacaagacaaatttttaccaaatgcgaaaaggtgtgcgcctttaaagagtactgtaattgcAAACTTTCGATGCTGCGGAATTTGCACCGATTTactgtttttattgtttgagtttttgatGATACAGATATTTATCGAAAAAGAACTATGAAAAccaatgaaaattccacagctttcaacgaaaaaaattacagtactctttaaaggcacacaccttgttgcatttgaaaaaaaaatgccgcGTCGAGACCGGCACtgtggaaaaatcacaaaacttcACAACGGGGTAACAAATTGATCAAAACTTACTTGGACAGTTGTTTTATTGTGTTGATGAATGGAGAAGCAAGCTGTAATACCGTATGTTGCTGAAAGAGAATAGATGGATCTATGAGCGGAGCCTGTGGTAATCCAGAATGAACAGGTAGAACTGGGAACGGTTTTGCCGAAGATCTGGATCGAGGTGATCCTATTTCAGGTGGTAATGGTGATTCACGATTTTTAGGTGACAGTTGGCAAGTCACAGAATACAACTTTCTTT of Caenorhabditis elegans chromosome II contains these proteins:
- the vps-33.2 gene encoding Vacuolar protein sorting-associated protein 33B (Confirmed by transcript evidence), giving the protein MAPGTAELEIDETLHLLRMVMQREFIHYLETLPGTKELFIDKCLLRPLDMIATSSDMKRHGVKRIMHFDLQKSPQVWNIEIDQRVFFLRPNVENARKIVEYVEESSENRSICVIWCNRQLEECDLAFESSGVIGHITQLSLNMCLLPLESDLFSLQHVESAQPDLFSVANMFVALQNLYGVIPTVYGLGSESKNLWNLVHALCSSNELRARPDQPISHLFLFDRQLDPVPVLLTGASYEGLLHEFFTIDCGKLAFPVDLRKQVQTGPLDFDWIEINPEEDKEAHQQNRGDTVKLDNCEDIFASIRNKHVTAALEFLHSKAKSIQKSIEKSSMIDDVADYRNFVEKDLRALKKDHKHCELHINACEMMMNKVKMEDYRTMFKLEHEMLLGTVTHEEYFDFVFERVPMRSCRDVVLSMMSLASLKLDGVPDDTYNEFVEMYLQKYGYEHMFELQNLRNSRVIYARRHIAHDRTISERARTWETLARKFRIVKGNEPMDMSNPSDMSYVFGARISPLLCKIVEDTIDHGWNQAEYERIIGKDKVLVEENTYIAADRRPDNRTRKAIMVFVNGGITYWEVAALRLLAIQKNFRILICTTHVIKKREYLEVRAKDASSVFGS